One stretch of Aquimarina sp. Aq107 DNA includes these proteins:
- the kbl gene encoding glycine C-acetyltransferase produces the protein MFSNIKDDLQKELDDIKSAGLYKSERVITTPQGAEIDTTNTKHVLNFCANNYLGLSSHPDVIKAGKDAIDSHGYGLSSVRFICGTQDIHKELERKTAEFLGMEDCILYAAAFDANGGVFEPILTAEDAIISDSLNHASIIDGIRLCKAKRFRYEHNNMVDLEKQLQAAKGSRRVLIVTDGSFSMDGTIAQLDKICDLADTYEAMVMIDECHSTGFLGKTGRGTHEYRDVMGRIDIITGTYGKALGGASGGFTAARKEIVDMLRQRSRPYLFSNTVAPSIVGASIKVLDLLSSSTVLRDKLEENTKYFRSEMTAAGFDIVSGDHPIVPVMLYEATLAQEFAAKLLDEGIYVIGFFYPVVPKGKARIRVQLSAGHDRQHLEKAVKAFTKVGKELGVI, from the coding sequence ATGTTTTCAAATATTAAAGACGATTTACAAAAAGAGTTAGATGATATAAAATCAGCTGGCCTGTATAAATCAGAAAGAGTAATAACTACTCCACAAGGAGCAGAAATAGATACTACAAACACAAAACATGTTTTAAATTTTTGTGCAAATAATTATTTAGGACTTTCTTCTCATCCAGATGTTATAAAAGCGGGTAAGGATGCTATAGATTCTCATGGATATGGATTATCTTCTGTAAGGTTTATTTGTGGTACTCAGGATATCCATAAAGAATTAGAACGAAAAACTGCAGAATTCCTAGGAATGGAAGATTGTATTCTATATGCAGCAGCATTTGATGCAAATGGAGGAGTGTTTGAACCTATTCTTACAGCGGAGGATGCTATTATTTCAGACTCGTTGAATCATGCTTCAATAATTGATGGGATCAGATTGTGTAAGGCAAAGCGTTTTAGGTACGAACACAATAATATGGTGGATCTAGAAAAACAATTACAAGCGGCAAAAGGATCCAGAAGGGTATTGATTGTAACAGATGGTTCTTTTTCTATGGATGGAACTATCGCGCAATTGGATAAAATTTGTGATTTGGCTGATACATATGAAGCCATGGTAATGATCGATGAGTGTCACTCTACAGGTTTTTTAGGTAAAACAGGACGTGGAACTCATGAGTATCGAGATGTAATGGGAAGGATTGATATTATAACAGGTACTTATGGTAAGGCACTTGGTGGAGCTTCTGGTGGTTTTACAGCAGCAAGAAAAGAAATTGTAGATATGCTAAGACAACGGTCTAGGCCTTATTTGTTCTCTAATACAGTAGCACCATCAATTGTAGGGGCTTCGATTAAAGTACTTGATTTATTGAGTTCTTCAACTGTACTTAGAGATAAATTGGAGGAGAATACTAAATATTTTAGATCAGAAATGACTGCTGCAGGATTTGATATAGTATCTGGAGATCACCCCATAGTTCCGGTAATGCTCTATGAAGCTACCCTGGCACAAGAGTTTGCTGCAAAATTATTAGATGAGGGAATTTATGTTATTGGATTTTTCTATCCAGTGGTGCCAAAAGGTAAAGCTCGTATTAGAGTGCAATTATCTGCTGGACATGATCGACAACACTTAGAAAAAGCAGTAAAAGCATTTACTAAAGTAGGTAAAGAGCTGGGAGTAATATAA
- a CDS encoding NAD-dependent epimerase/dehydratase family protein, whose protein sequence is MDTKVLVIGANGQLGSVLTKELQKKYTIENVIASDLRQNEDFKGIFEIVDATNRNRIQEVVERYKITQIYHLAAILSAKGEETPLVTWDINMKTLFNVLEVSRKNDIDKVFFPSSIAVFGEGAPLENTPDDAYLNPATVYGISKAAGENWAQYYFLRYGLDVRSIRYPGVIGYQSLPGGGTTDYAVDIYHKAVLGEEFNCFLKEDAMLPMIFMEDAIRATIELMEAPKENIKVRTSYNISGISFSPEDVVSEIRKLYPNFKANYKPDFRQEIASRWPKSIDDVSAKKDWGWQPRYDLKDITEIMIEKLQQKYKTGSKSKELLIF, encoded by the coding sequence ATGGATACAAAAGTTTTAGTAATTGGGGCAAATGGACAGTTAGGGTCCGTATTGACAAAAGAACTTCAAAAAAAGTATACAATAGAGAATGTAATAGCTTCAGACCTTAGACAAAATGAGGATTTTAAAGGTATATTTGAAATTGTTGATGCTACAAATAGGAATAGGATTCAAGAAGTTGTAGAAAGATATAAAATTACCCAAATTTATCATTTAGCGGCAATTTTATCGGCTAAAGGAGAAGAAACACCATTGGTTACCTGGGATATAAATATGAAGACTTTGTTTAATGTGCTAGAGGTGTCAAGAAAGAATGATATTGATAAAGTATTTTTCCCAAGTTCAATTGCTGTATTTGGAGAAGGTGCACCTTTAGAAAACACACCTGATGATGCGTACCTTAACCCTGCTACAGTATATGGTATAAGCAAAGCTGCAGGAGAAAACTGGGCACAATATTATTTTCTTAGATATGGTTTAGATGTTAGGTCTATAAGATATCCTGGTGTGATTGGTTATCAATCGTTACCTGGTGGAGGAACAACTGATTATGCAGTAGATATATATCATAAAGCGGTACTAGGAGAAGAGTTTAATTGCTTTTTAAAAGAAGATGCAATGCTTCCAATGATTTTTATGGAGGATGCCATTAGAGCTACAATAGAATTAATGGAAGCTCCAAAAGAAAATATAAAAGTAAGAACATCTTATAATATTTCAGGAATTAGTTTTTCTCCAGAAGATGTAGTCTCTGAGATTCGTAAATTATACCCTAATTTTAAAGCAAATTACAAGCCTGATTTCCGACAAGAAATAGCTTCTAGATGGCCAAAATCAATTGATGATGTTTCTGCTAAAAAAGATTGGGGATGGCAACCTCGCTATGATCTTAAAGATATTACCGAAATTATGATCGAAAAACTACAACAGAAATATAAGACAGGTTCAAAAAGTAAAGAACTTCTAATATTTTAG
- a CDS encoding Lrp/AsnC family transcriptional regulator → MDHLDQTDITILRILQKDSKKTAKEIAAILNLTPSPVYERVRRLEKQGIIKKYVAILDKKLIDRSITTICQVSMRYHNEAFIEKFEEQIQNLEEVQECYHMAGQVDFILKIHTKSLEEYHDFVKTKLSKIENIGVLNSTFVLKEIKHSSEFYI, encoded by the coding sequence ATGGACCATTTAGATCAAACTGATATAACAATTCTTAGAATTCTTCAAAAAGATTCTAAAAAAACAGCTAAAGAAATTGCTGCTATTCTTAATTTAACACCATCTCCTGTTTATGAAAGAGTTCGAAGGTTAGAAAAACAAGGGATTATAAAAAAGTACGTAGCTATTTTAGATAAAAAACTAATAGACAGATCCATAACTACTATTTGTCAAGTGTCTATGAGATATCACAATGAAGCATTTATTGAAAAATTCGAAGAACAAATTCAAAATTTAGAGGAAGTACAAGAATGTTATCATATGGCGGGGCAAGTAGATTTTATTCTAAAAATTCACACCAAAAGTTTAGAAGAATACCACGATTTTGTAAAGACCAAACTTTCTAAAATTGAAAACATTGGAGTTTTAAATAGCACATTTGTTTTAAAAGAAATCAAACATTCATCAGAGTTCTATATTTAA
- a CDS encoding glycoside hydrolase family 1 protein: protein MSNIDHLIWGVTTAAAQTEGAFNTDGRGPSIWDTFTNKSKSIKDKSNNQIATNFYERYKEDIDLSVEIGLKIFRFSISWSRVLPNGSGAINEKGIAFYNKVIDYCIEVGIEPWITTYHWDLPQKLQDKGGWKNRDIITDYENYIKVLKLYFVDRVKNWILINEAIVCIGAGYFLGIHAPGKRGIKSFSASIHHILLAQAKGYRVLKGQKDIKVGTAISCTKIESHSNRKKDLSAASRIDALMNRLCIEPYLGLGYPEKELPLVKRIKRFVQQGDMEEMKVDFDFWGIQTYAREVVKSAWYIPYLGSIPIKPSKREVPVSVMGWETYPEGAQYFLERFSMYDSEKPLWLTECGMALSTKEDDAKRIEYYMHIIEGMKKISDLGINLKGILLWTLVDNFEWAEGYIPKFGIIGMDKITLNRKMKKTAFWLKDYLSNRSG from the coding sequence GTGAGTAATATTGACCATCTTATTTGGGGAGTTACAACCGCAGCTGCCCAAACTGAAGGAGCTTTTAATACGGATGGTAGAGGTCCTTCTATATGGGATACATTTACTAACAAATCAAAAAGTATTAAGGATAAATCAAACAATCAAATTGCAACAAATTTTTATGAGCGATATAAGGAAGATATAGATTTATCAGTTGAAATCGGTTTAAAAATATTTCGTTTTTCAATTTCTTGGTCAAGAGTTTTGCCTAATGGATCAGGAGCAATCAATGAAAAGGGAATTGCATTTTATAATAAAGTAATTGATTATTGTATAGAAGTTGGTATAGAACCATGGATTACTACATATCATTGGGATTTACCGCAGAAATTACAAGATAAAGGTGGTTGGAAAAATCGAGATATAATTACTGATTATGAAAACTACATTAAAGTACTTAAGCTTTATTTTGTCGACCGAGTAAAAAATTGGATACTTATTAACGAAGCTATTGTGTGTATTGGAGCAGGATATTTTTTAGGAATACACGCTCCTGGCAAGCGAGGGATTAAAAGTTTTAGTGCTAGTATTCATCATATTTTATTAGCTCAGGCTAAAGGTTATAGAGTTTTAAAAGGTCAGAAAGATATAAAAGTTGGCACCGCTATTAGTTGCACAAAAATTGAATCACATTCCAATAGAAAAAAAGATTTGAGTGCTGCGAGCCGAATTGATGCCTTAATGAATCGTTTATGTATTGAACCTTATTTAGGTTTAGGGTATCCTGAGAAGGAACTTCCTCTTGTAAAAAGAATTAAGCGATTTGTACAACAAGGTGATATGGAAGAGATGAAAGTTGATTTTGACTTTTGGGGAATTCAGACATACGCTCGAGAAGTGGTTAAAAGTGCTTGGTATATTCCTTATTTAGGTAGTATTCCTATTAAACCAAGTAAAAGGGAAGTGCCTGTTTCTGTTATGGGATGGGAAACTTATCCAGAGGGAGCCCAATATTTTCTGGAAAGATTTTCGATGTATGATTCAGAAAAACCATTGTGGCTTACAGAATGTGGAATGGCATTATCAACAAAAGAAGATGACGCTAAACGCATAGAATACTACATGCATATTATAGAGGGTATGAAAAAGATTTCTGATCTAGGAATCAACTTAAAAGGAATATTGCTTTGGACGCTTGTCGATAATTTTGAATGGGCCGAAGGGTATATTCCAAAATTCGGAATAATCGGTATGGATAAAATTACACTCAATAGAAAAATGAAAAAAACAGCATTTTGGCTTAAAGATTATTTGTCCAATCGTTCAGGTTAA
- the gldA gene encoding gliding motility-associated ABC transporter ATP-binding subunit GldA produces the protein MSISVSNITKIYDNQNALKEVSFKVNQGEIVGFLGPNGAGKSTMMKILTTYLDPTEGEALVNGFDIHTQPIEVQKSVGYLPEHNPLYLEMYVREYLLFNAQVYKITKSRIEEVITLTGLLPESNKKISQLSKGYRQRVGLACALLHDPKVLILDEPTTGLDPNQLVEIRELIKSVGKEKTVFLSTHIMQEVEAMCDRVIIINQGEVVADKNLNEMTDQMDQLIEVEFDYRVEEAFLLKFEHIKDVQNIHGFVYQLTFDTTTDMRSAVFDFAHDNELKILQLSRKNKDLESLFRELTK, from the coding sequence ATGTCAATTTCAGTTTCAAATATTACGAAGATATATGATAATCAAAATGCTTTAAAAGAAGTTTCTTTTAAAGTAAATCAGGGAGAAATTGTTGGTTTTTTAGGGCCCAATGGTGCTGGAAAATCTACCATGATGAAAATCTTAACTACCTATTTAGACCCAACTGAAGGAGAAGCTTTAGTCAATGGTTTTGATATACATACGCAGCCCATAGAAGTACAAAAAAGTGTTGGATATCTTCCTGAACACAATCCTTTGTATTTGGAAATGTACGTTAGAGAATATTTATTATTCAATGCACAGGTGTATAAAATCACAAAATCTAGAATAGAAGAAGTAATTACATTAACTGGCCTACTACCAGAGTCAAATAAAAAAATTAGTCAATTATCTAAAGGATATCGACAACGTGTAGGGCTAGCGTGTGCTTTGCTACATGATCCAAAAGTTTTAATACTAGATGAACCAACAACAGGTCTTGATCCCAATCAGTTAGTAGAGATCAGAGAACTTATTAAGTCAGTCGGCAAGGAAAAAACAGTTTTTTTATCTACACACATTATGCAGGAGGTGGAAGCAATGTGCGACAGAGTGATTATAATTAATCAAGGTGAAGTTGTCGCTGATAAAAACTTAAATGAAATGACTGATCAAATGGATCAACTCATAGAAGTTGAATTTGATTATAGAGTAGAAGAAGCTTTTTTATTAAAATTTGAACATATAAAAGATGTACAAAACATCCATGGATTTGTATATCAACTTACATTTGACACTACTACAGATATGAGATCAGCAGTTTTTGATTTTGCTCACGATAATGAATTGAAAATTCTTCAACTTTCAAGAAAAAATAAAGATTTAGAAAGTCTATTTAGAGAATTAACTAAATAG
- a CDS encoding response regulator produces the protein MRRIDIACVIDDDPIFVFGIKKVMQLIDFCEGILVFKNGQEALNNLRAIISAKEKLPDIILLDLNMPVLDGWQFLDEFIKIPCEKEILIYVVSSSVDPEDVLKATSYEGVSDYIVKPISVAKLKEVLNDFESAF, from the coding sequence ATGAGAAGAATTGATATTGCTTGTGTTATAGACGACGACCCTATTTTTGTTTTTGGGATTAAAAAGGTTATGCAACTCATTGACTTTTGTGAAGGAATATTGGTTTTTAAAAATGGCCAAGAGGCATTAAATAATTTAAGAGCGATTATTTCGGCAAAGGAAAAGCTACCAGATATTATTTTGTTGGATTTAAATATGCCAGTATTGGATGGATGGCAATTTTTGGATGAGTTCATTAAGATACCTTGCGAGAAAGAAATACTTATCTATGTTGTTTCTTCATCAGTTGATCCAGAGGATGTTCTTAAAGCTACATCTTACGAAGGAGTAAGTGATTATATAGTAAAACCTATATCAGTTGCAAAATTGAAGGAGGTTTTGAATGATTTTGAAAGTGCTTTTTAA